The genomic window tttatcaattaatttacagccttactttaaacaattaaaaatgagaaatgaaaacatttcagatcatgtttttctaaaaacatgtgCTGTTGATGTGCTGTGGTAAATAACAACCccatattaccggtgactcgaataatttggacttcagctatttatgtagcaataagtaaacaaaaaatcacttttatattatagattataaataaatacatgaacaaactcttgttaaattatattcaagcattgtacatgtattaaaaatatacccgcatttcataaaatatttttcaactttatctCCGAATAGCTGGTAATGGCctcgtgatttcacatgaaaaaaatcACTCGTGCGATATACGGAAGCTGATCAGATACCCAGCAttgtctttcatcttgggttctatacacaacaggtgttattgtctgtCTTGTTAGGTGTCATTGGAATTTACAACTAACTTTGTGTATATTTGGACGTCTGAGCAGGTGTACTCGAGATGCcgttattcacacctttccgcgaacacctgtttggtaactcatcacaacccgtcgtgtgtatggtctgaatatatcttacttctactttgttagttcaatgatttttcctaatctctaacaaacaaaaaaaaaattgtctgtagatatgtacacaaacaactacacgtaagactatcggcgcgtggatccggGGAACAATTCTGCAACTCTATAGACGACTTTTTTCAGTTATTTCCCTTAGTAAAATTTCATCCCGATAGGTGTCGCGGAAAACAGCCGCCATTGTAACCGTGACGCTGGATAAACAAACGCGGTAGCAACCATTCCCCGGTAACATAAAATTCTTGCTAGcaaagttttgttatatgaaactgtattatatttttcGTTTATGTAAATCATGGATAAGAGTCAATGCAAAAAAGATACTGATCGAATGATTTCTTCCCCAAAAGACGTCAAAACCGGTGAATGGAAGGATGACATTCGTGAGTGGCCACAAGTAGAATATGGCGATATCtacaattatttgattttaagtaGAGCATGTGACGgcgaaaaaatgaaaaattacaaatcATTGGACagttacaattattttaaaagcgGTTCTGTCGGGAAAATTCTTCATTTTGTTATTCACAATACAGTTATTCTGAAATCTGAAGTGCGCCcgtcacaaaaaataaattcagagtTTCACAACGCATGGGTATTCTGTGATATGATCGGCACAATTCTAAACGGGGGATGTTCATGTATGGCTGGGAACAGTAAAACGTGCAGTCATGTAGGCGCACTTTTGTGGAAAATTGAGCATGCTGTAAGGTTAGGTTTTACGGGAAAATCTTGTACAGATGAGCAGATGCAGTGGAATAAGGGTGCGACAAGAAACCTTGAACCAGGTGTTCTTGAAGAGATGGACTTTAAAAAACCTAAATATGGCAGTGAGGTTAACAACAATGCTGAAAAACcacaaaatacaaaatctaTCTTCCCAATGTTTGTATCACAtcaatcttttaaatattttgtagaaaactcagaacttaaagaattatttcttttagaAAATTCACTTTTAAGTAAATCTATGCAcgcaaatataaacaaatctcTTTTCGAACCTTCATCCGAGCCTCATACTGAGCATACAGGTGAACTATCTTGTGAAAAGTGTTGTGCGTTTTATAACAGGTACATAAAACTTAATGATGCCCAAATTCAATCGTTATCGATGGCAACAATTTCACAAAGTGAATCTGAATTGTGGCACAACAgtagaaaaataagaataactgGCAGTAGTGCTCACAAGGTTCCCGTTCGTGACACTACAAATAGTGATAACTTCTTAAGAGAACATATGTACCCTTCCTTCACAGGAAACAAATTTACTAGACATGGACAAGAAGGTGAAATTCTTGCAAAACAACAATTGCGTTCATCTGGATGGCACATAGAAGATACAGGGACCATAGTTTCCTTTGAAGAGCCCTGGCTAAGTGTTTCCCCAGATGGAATAGTAACCAATGCTGATGGTTCAAAATGTCTTTTGGAAATTAAATGTCCAATACTTAAGAATGATCAAACACTCGATAGCTTATTTACAATTGGTAAATATGATGTTGTGAAATCCTTGCAAAATGGTACATTATATGTTAAGCATAACAGTTCAAGGGGCTATTACCTTCAAATGCAGTTAACTTTGCATGTAACACAGATGCAGCTGTGCAAACTTGTTATATGGACAACTAATGAATACAAGGTCATTGATGTACAATATGACCAACAGTTTTGTGAAGCAGCTATTTCAAGACTATGTTGTTTTTACTTCAACAAACTTTTACCAAGAGTAGTTGATGACTTTGAATGTGGCAGatttaaaattagtaaaaaatatgttaaattttcTAACTGATGCACACAtgtgtatacacatgtacatgtagttgaatgAAGTTTTTGATGTCAGACTTAATGCTGAAATTATACAGTCAACTATTTTTCAATATGTGTTAATTATTTATTCCTGAACATGAAGAGTATTCAAAATAAGTTCATTATCACACAACATCCTCTTATCTTCAATTAAACCcaattacatgtttaaaaaaatatttttgatgaagAATTTAATTCACATCATATTAATAAAGACTTATTACAATAGTCTCAATTCAAGATCTGGCATTGGCTGTGcctaaaatacattatttagcATTTGTCATACTATGAGAAGATATACTCAAGGAATCGTGAACTGGACCTTAATTAGACTGGTATATAAAACCTAATACAAATTTATCATTCATGTTTCAACTTTGTGTCATTTACATCAGTGAAACCTTCAAATATTATCATGCATCATTTACTGTTACATcactgaaactttcaaatatcaTCTGTcactcatcatcatcatctttaaTAAGATCAGATTGCAGATTTACCAATGCAGCACAAACAATCAAGTAGTCACTGAGTTTCTTTGCAGAGGTAACTGGAACTACCTGACTTAGTATGCGGAACACCTTTAAACGTCGTATAGCCCTTTCCACGTGAATCCGTACGGTGGCAATTCTTCGCGTTTCTGTTACATCCTCTTCTGAAAGTTGGTCTTTACCTTTGGTAAAAGCTGGAATGTTAAGTTTCACTTTGAGAGGGAATAGAAGGTCACCAATGGTGAAGCCTCGATCGGCCATAATTTCATCTCCAGGAAGAAGATAGTTTAAAATGCCAGATTCTTCTACAATAGCTTTATCACTAGAACGTCCTCCAAAACCCTTTGAGATAAACATAATTTGTCCATGTGGTGCAATACCAACCAAATACTTTCCTGTATTGTGGGACTTGTAATGACTGTAGGTTTCACCTCTTGTTTTCAAGTTTTTAGCTCGTTGAATGAAAGTCTCGGCACAATCAATGATGACTGTAGTCTTTGGATAGTTTTCACGAAAAGACTTCGGCAAAGTTGCTCGGATTGTTTCACGGGGAAGCCAAACTATTaagtttttcagttttaaagcCATAAAAGAGAGTCTTTGATTGAAAATGGTGCATGCATGAGACTCTGATATCCCAAATCTGTTGGCAATATCCCCAAACAGTAGATTTAGCCTTAATTTCATAAGAACCAAAAAAACTTGATCTGAAACAGGCATGGTAAATTTAAGTGGGTCATCCATATTTTGCATAACACTCAAAACAGATCTAAAAGTTTTCAAAGGCAGTCCTGTGTACAGCAAGGATAAGGAGTCGGATGTTATGTCAGCAGAGGTTAAGCGAATATGAAGAGTGCTGCAGTTTACTCCTTTGTCTTCAGTCTCACTGGGTCTCGTCTGTGTTCCTGCATCTCTAGATCCTGAGACACAGGGCCTTGCATATTCATGCTCATGCAGTGTGGGATCTATCCACTGGGTGCCTGTTGATATGCTTTCGGTCATGTCCGtttgagtgaaaaatgatgttGTCTTTGGTTTAATGGTGAACTGATTAGTGTTGACAGTTTCAACTTCATCTTCAGAAACCAGCTTTTGTTGTTTTAGTGTGGGTTCAAACCTATAACAGAAGTATACCAAACCATAATTGTCAAACATAAGCAAAAAATTCTACATAGaacaataatatatttgttcATTGTGACTGAAGTCTTCTCCTTTAACACTTAAAAGTACTACTGGAAATCCCAAGTATCATGTGATTTTTTAGCCAAGCTTTGCTGATTAAAGCAGAGCCCTCACTGCAGGCAGGCAAATcaccaatgttactataaataacACAATAAAAACCTGAACAGCCTCAAAGTAAATGCTTCTGCTTTACCAAATAGTTATGGAGACCTGTGTTTTgtccattgtttttttttctttctaatatATTTAGCAAGGAAAGTATTATTGgctttttttcttatcttatgtgTTTTAagaacaagactatgcattttgaaCACATACATTGCatatgaatttccatgaactactttcaGATGCATTAATATTCAGCTGCACATTGAAGAAACGGGGGGTTGATTTTACAAAgcttatttcaaaattgaatgcgctgttgatttttttctacatactgaacatttttttgttaattatagCAGCTTACAAAATTATGCTGCTCTCTGACGGTTTGCTGACATTagaagcatgagagagagagaaatagaaataaattttgtcAGTTTTTTCTGCATCATATGCATTAAGCTTAAGACACATCAAATGAGCCcagctttcagtacttcagttaTGCCcctttcatttgattaaatCAATAATACATAAACATACCCGTGTGTCCCCTTTGTCTGTAATTTCTCTTCAGTGACAGACTTTCTCTTTAAAAGTCGACGCCCAACTTTGATGGGAGCTTCATACCctacaatgcatttttaaaaataatactaaattcaaaataaatacattcatatgttttatatacatgtactaatatagATTAAATTGTCATATGATGACTTTAATTAGTATTGCTTATTGGTAAAGCTactaaatattgtttgaaatatcaCTGTACTATTTATACAAAAGCATAGAAGGTGAAAATAGTAATGAGTAATGTCTTATTCATAACCAGATAACTATACAACAAACAGTTTGACAATTGTTTGAATATACGTCAAGCTAAGAATATACATACTTCAGATTATTCAAACCTATTTCACACATTTTAAGTGTAAACTTATTTAAATAGCACCTTAAAAGTCTCATGTACATTCACTGTAACATTTCAGTTGATGttttcattcataaatattCGGGATGGCAGACCGTACTGTCATCCCGAATTTTTTCTACATACACCCGTTCTACAGTGATGCAGGGGCATTTTGCACTAACCTAAATTCAAAGTAGGTGTTGGATTTCTTGCTGTTGGTCGTCCGTCAATGAAATGGGTGGAACACACGAATACATTCTTCGGCAGATCATTCCGATGTAATGCCCGCTGCCATATTTCAGTCTCTCGTTCTCCTCTTTAGGTATTTTATGTAGGCTGAACGGGACGACACAAGGGCAATCTTTGTGAAAAATACTTTCGTGCTCTTGACAAATAGATTGCTTCcatatgtataacttttttctGTTGTTAGTGCAGCGAAAAACCGCACACGATTCACCACCTCCGCATTGATACATCTTCACGGTTTCACGGTTGTAATGGCGGGTGCGTCACGTGACCAATTATGTCTGCGCTCAGCAACTATGACGTAATTGCGGGAAAAAGTCGTCTATAAATGCGGGAATTTCAAAGAATAAACTTgcgataagaaattatttaccgggtacctgattgattaaaaagatgaatgagaTAATACCGGTCACTTTTTGCAAGCATTTAGAACACACAACTTTATtgatgtgaaatagcgtcgaaattttaacgaaaaatcttattacatcGTGAATTTcacaaacttttagtcattgtgttgaaattgttattaaaaccatggatctgaaatgaatgaattaaattcatacaaatagaactctgataattctaaaatgattgcacaaaagtacagagagagagagagagagagagagagagagagagagagagagagagagagagattttacaaCGTAATATTCCAACCCTCATACATGCAGTATAAGAATAAAGAaactaaatatttcaaacactgaatacttcattgttaaacatttttctattttgcggaCTTACAAAAAACAATAGAGCGGCATTTTTCCATACCATGGAAGGAGCACGTGGTCTATctcgcgggctgatttgattgacagggataGCACGTGGACCGTGACTGCATATATTCTATCGCAATTTTAGGGAAAAGGGTTCAATATAATGGAAACTATAAATCTAACTTATTACActgaattacaagtaaaatgtacttaaattaaactcatactggtattctctctctctctctctctctctctctctctctcttatatgacgatcattaaacaatcaaacagtaaTTATTGCAATACCGAGTAAACTGTAGTTTCTTGgaacacaaataatttctaaactcaagttgctataaagatgaaataaaaaaaaatattaagtacCGATCCACGGATTCTTAGCGCTATGAATATGTACCGTGCGGTACTTAGTCTACATGGACAAGTACAtcacacatatgtataaaagaaagaaaatttgaaaatatattagatataaagctgtataattatattacgtAGAGAAAGTACATTTGTTTTCGACAACCCGTTAGATTTGTTATCGTTGAATAGAGTATAAGTGAGAAAAGATCACAGTTATGGTTctatgcactattgaaactgccaaactacagtaactacgattactactacgtttaaaaacggactgaaacaaaaacttatggaaccgtttatttgaatgttaaagaagaaaagaaagtgttagtgttttaattgatcaaacATTTATGTGGGCGATATCGatttttaatatcaacaaaaatcaacCGTAACAATCACATACGTCTGAAAATTGCGTgcctaaaatttttatttatttctatttctttgtctttttctttcattcttttacgtacatcaataaatattttattctttataagttttatttataaatcctccttttttcacaggtaaataCCGCGTGTTACACCGTGTTATTGTCCGTGTTGCATCGCGttgcaccgtgtcgcaccgtgtttTTTCTCGTTCCGTGGCCGTAACAGAGAACAATAGATCAAAGGTGCCGACACTTCCACGCTCAGTGTAGACTTTCAAACACGGTGGTCGGTGTttttgtcgggatactcgtgagctgtactgtagaGTCTTTAAAGAACTTCTTAGAatccaatcagccaggaaaactaaaaacttgtgtggaagcattctcaggaagTGTACATTTAAAGTTGGCTTTTTATTCGGGTATGCCACATATATGGCCATAAAATGAAAAGTTGTTAGGTCACTTGAGGCTAGACTTCAAAATAAAGCTTTAAATGCAAACATGAGAATTCCCTACAGGTCCATCTACGAGCCTTGACCAATAAtgtcttgttttctttttttctaagtACGTTTCTTATTTACATTAGGCACATACAAATCTTAAAGGATATATCGACGCTTTTCTTAAGGAAGTCACGAACAAGttttatgaatatattcataaaaGATCCTTCCAAAAAGCAATCTTGAAATGTGTAGAGTCTTCAACTCAGCGATCGATAGAAAAAGACATGAATGATGTAATCGAGAAAGCAACAATAGATTGGCAGCAGAATCATCttgaagaaatatttcaaaaggtAATCGGAGAGGAGCTAACTCGAGTGTTTTCAAGTATCCAAAACAAATTAAGTTTTCTTAAGGAAAAAATGAAGGGTTTTAAATCACAGCCAATGCCTGATGTCGATTTTAAAATTGCTTGTGCTCTTGCTCCTTGTGGAACTTTCCTTGTGGGCAGCATCGTAATGTCTCGTATGCTTATTGATCCTAGAATAGTAGCAGGTTTTGCCGTTATTGGATTATTCGTATCAGGTTTGGTAATGATGGAAGTCATAGATGATTTTGAAACAATTTGCGAAAATGCACTTAAAGCGAAGATAGACGCTCTTCCACAACAAGAAATATATACCGCTCTACAACAAAGATATGCTTCTTTGATCAAAAgcattattacaaaattatTGGATGGTGATGTAAAGAACGAAATCAACAATATGAAAAGAAACGTCCATAGCCTGCAAAAATCACACAGAGAGCTCGAAAGCGCGACTAACGTTCTTAAATCTTTGAGGGATGAGTTGAATCAAAGAAAagcacattttaacaaaattgagaaaattgatataaatctAGACTAAAAGGATACACGGTAAGTAGAGAGTTAAGAACAAACACTTTTGAAAAATCTATTCAGAAGTTTTGTGAAGGTTTctaaagtttataaaaatcattgacTATAATAAATTCTATTTCATTAATACCGGTAGGCatcataattaatatatatatatatatatatatatatatatatatatatatatatatatatatatatatatatgtgaattTCAATAATGATGTGTAGTGacttattaaacatttttgaccTTAATAGTCTCTTTTTCTCCGTTTAATTTagaagttttaaaatagtatgtCTACTAAATGATATTCTATACGAACATGTTTTGCGATGATAATTACCTGCACATGATTCAGTAATTTTCAGTAACCTATAAGCCACTTTTAAGTTGACTGAATAGCTAAAATTCATCTAGAGACGGTTTGCACGAAACAACAATTTGTGACTGTTAAAAATTGGCTCTCAATTGCAGCTTTTTTTATATATCGCCATGTTtctattaaaatgatatttaatatattaaagatGAATTCGGGTAAAGGAGAGAGAAACTTAATCCTAGTCGACAAATTGGCCACAACGTTTCCTGACATTAAATACAACTAATGCGTAtgatatattgaatttaaagtcgaaatatcaaataatttctgTTCTACTTTGACAATCtgaatattattacttattagatttgttactgactgactacGTAAATATATCGgtttgatcaatctcatagacggtgAGTCGAAGCCGAGCTGTTTATGAGATTGATCAAACCAATATATCTCTTTAGTCAGTCACTAGCAAACATAAGAAGAGTTTTGTTTCCCTGAGAGCTATTAAGTGAGACATTTTTTCACAACAAGCGATGTTCTTCAAAACTCCATGTTAAAGTCGCTATATTTCGTCCAACTGAACATTTAAACTGTTCAAAATTTCCCACTCACTTTTCAAAtagtcttttaaaatcttcgCTGCATCCTTATTCACTTTCAATTATTTTCTCCCTATCCTCTTCAGATATTTAAGCAGCGCTGCCACACACAACAATGTGACATCAATCCAAAAGGCGACTATTTGAAATTCAGTAATTTCAAATTGCAAAAGGCAACTAATCCAAATAATGAACTAAGTAAAGAATTTATGGAACGCGATTTTagtatcaaattttatgaaatgtcGAGAACAGTAGGCTAAGTGTGACATTCCAGGTCGAGGGAAAACTTGATTAGAAAAATTTGATATGCAGATGTTGTAAAAGGGCACTTATAATGCCACAACCCACTTTATAAAATATTGGTTTCTGATAATGTTGGACCATTTCTTATAAGCCCGATAGCCATtggtcattttttaaacaatgaaggAACCGATAGTTTAAACGTTCTTGATTTGTTTACCAACTTGCGTCTATTACGCaggtacagaccctgaaacgtactactacaccacacgctcgctgcacgctcgctacacgctcgctaaacggttcacacgaaacgctgaacggtttacacgaaacgctgcacgctttgcccgaaacgctaaacgattaacacgaaacgctgaacggtttacacgaaacgattctcgcacgaaacgatttgctcgcttttcacacgctttggacACGCTTTTATCCTGATCGATTCGGATCATCTCGGATTTTTACCCTAACTCTGttagtaagaattaattttaagaaaacgcgatataatagaaatactgatatatgatacatatatgtacataagtattgaatagattgattaaattaatttggtacatatatttaaagcaaaaaaattatttaatcacaGAATAAGCCAAAAATACTACTTCTGTAAAAATTTtttgctcaaaagaaatatccatgattcttattagtgccgtaaataataaaaattccagagagaaaagttaccgtaacacaatattcaataacaaaaataaaatcggtttttcagtattcggcggaatttgtttttttcttttcacattagtatttttattggtttcagagaatacgatgtaaaaatactaacagtaaataaacctgtaattatttacattgataattttgaaagttatgtaaaataaaattagtcacataagtcagaaaaatgctataaaacaaccgattatttttttgttatgtcGTATTATTCGCGTAAATACATGTTCCGTACATaaaatcacagaaaaaaatcaatcgattaaacaaagaaaagattgtcattactatttcggatttcggaaagaacaaaaaatgaaaatgatttaaagttttgtctcaat from Magallana gigas chromosome 9, xbMagGiga1.1, whole genome shotgun sequence includes these protein-coding regions:
- the LOC117682498 gene encoding uncharacterized protein — its product is MTESISTGTQWIDPTLHEHEYARPCVSGSRDAGTQTRPSETEDKGVNCSTLHIRLTSADITSDSLSLLYTGLPLKTFRSVLSVMQNMDDPLKFTMPVSDQVFLVLMKLRLNLLFGDIANRFGISESHACTIFNQRLSFMALKLKNLIVWLPRETIRATLPKSFRENYPKTTVIIDCAETFIQRAKNLKTRGETYSHYKSHNTGKYLVGIAPHGQIMFISKGFGGRSSDKAIVEESGILNYLLPGDEIMADRGFTIGDLLFPLKVKLNIPAFTKGKDQLSEEDVTETRRIATVRIHVERAIRRLKVFRILSQVVPVTSAKKLSDYLIVCAALVNLQSDLIKDDDDE